The DNA window TTTCGCCTGGATCTTGCTGAGCTATTTTATTCTGATGCGTCTGTATTACGCCAATGTGCTGCATGTCGAGTTTACGCTGCTGAGCCGCAGCCTGGTACTGCTGATTCTGACGCTGTTGCTGACCGGCTCCGTGGCCGTCGGGCAACTGGCCACGCCCCCGCAGCGGCATGACTGGCTGGCGCGGTTGGGCTGGCGTCAGTGGGCTGCGCTCACGGCGCTGGCGGCGATTCTGACCCCGCTGATTACCACCGACTATCTGGGGTAAACAGGGCGTTATTTGGGGATATGAGGCTCGGATATGTCTACGATGCGGCATATTTTGGTGTAGTTACCCGCCTTCTCACAGATCTTGTCTGTGACGAACACGCTAAGGTAGCCCAGCAACAGCAAGTAGCCGACCATGCACAAAATAAAGATAAGCGTTCTCACCGATAGCGACCAACCAGACAAGAGTATCCCGAGCATCATAACCTGAACGCGGCGCTTTAAAAGGATTTCATGTGCGCACCAGCCGCATCAACGCACGTTCTGTAGTAAGATTAGGCAACCTCACCCACCACCGGAAACGCCGATGCACCATCTGATGTTAGACATTGAAACCCTGGATATAAAACCCAGCGCCGTCATTTTGGTGGTTGCGGCAGTGTTTTTCGATCCCCGCACCGGGGAACTGGGCGCCGAATTCGAAATCGCCGTCAGCAGTCAGAAAGACCAACCGGGCAGAACCATCAGCCTGGATACGGTCGCCTGGTGGGCGAAACAGTCCGATGAAGCGCGCAAGCAGGCCTTCGGCGGCACCGAGAGCCTGAAACGCGTGCTGAGCAGCCTCAGCCGCTTTATCCATATGAACAGCACCGACACGGTGAAAGTCTGGGGCAACGGCAAAGAGTTCGATTGCGCGATCCTCGAACACGCCTTCCAGCAGTTGGAAATGCCCTGCCCGTGGAAATTCTGGGATACACAGGACGTGCGCACGGTGATCACGCTGGCGGAACTGCACGGCTTTAACCCGAAAAAGACCCGCCCATTCGAAGGCATGCCGCATCGCGCGCTGGACGACGCCCGCCATCAGGCCCGCTACGTGGCCGACACCGTCTCGGCGCTCTATTACCGCCCGGCAGCGCAGCGTTGACCGCGCTTTGCCCCTTTTCATTTGCCGCCAGAATCTCTACTCTAGCCCTCTTTGTCACTCGGACATGCCTTTCTTGTTATGCAAAAGTTTCTGTTTCTGCTTCTCAGCCTGGTGCTGCTTGGCCCATTAGGCATCGACCTTTATCTGCCGACCATTCCCGCCATCGCCGTCGGCCTGGGCAGCAGTGAAGCGCTGATACAATCCACCATTTCACTGTTTATTTTGGTGCTCGGCCTCGGCCAGGTCATCGCCGGTCCGTTGGTGGATAACTACGGCCGCAAACCGGTGGCGCTGGCCGGCATTATTCTCTACATGCTCGGTGCGGCGATGGCGGCGCTGGCCAGCAACCCGACCGTTTTCATCGCCTCGCGTCTGCTGCAAGGGGTAGCGGTCTGTTGCACCGCCGTCGTCGCCTTCAGCGGCGTACGCGATCGCCTGAATGGTGACGATGCCGCTCGCGCGTTCGGCTTCCTCAACGGCACGCTGAACATCATCCCGGCGCTGGCGCCGCTGCTCGGCGGTCTGCTCGCCGAGGCCTTCGGCTGGCGCGCGCCTTTCTGGTTCCTGGTCGGCTACGCGCTGCTGGTATTAGCGATCATCGCGCTGTATCTGCCTGAAACCCGCCCCGTCGATACCGTGCCGGTCAAAGGGCTGCCGGTGCGCCAATACGCACGCATCCTCAGCGAACGGCGTTTCTTCTCCTTTGCCGTGGTGAATTCCGGGGCGATGGGCATGGCGTTGACCTACGTTTCCCTGGCCCCCAACGTGCTGATGGGCACCGCTGGCCTGACCCCGCTGCAATTCTCGCTGGTGTTCGGCGCCAACGGCTTCTGGATCATGTTGGTCAGCTTCTTCGCCAACCGCATCATCCACAAAGTCGGCCGTCCGGTTTGCCTGGCGATCGGCGGCATGCTGATGGGATTGGGCTGTCTAGGGCTGCTGCTGGGCGTCATGCTGCTGCCTGCGGCGGCGCAAGCGCATTGGCTGGCATATATGCTGCCGGTCGCCAGCGCCTGCGCCGGATTGGCGTTCGTGATGGGCCCGGCCACCAGCTATGCGCTGGAACCCTACTCCAATGAGGCCGGCGTCGCGTCTGCGCTGGTCGGCTTCGTGCAGATGGCGGGCGGCGCCGCGCTGGGTCTGGTGGCGATGGCGTTGCCGCTGCAACCGAAACTGTCGCTGGCGTTGGTCATGCTGGTAGGCTGCCTGCTGGCGCTGCACGCGCGGCGTCTCAGCAAGCAGATTAAAGGACAGATCAGAAAAGTCGCCTGAGCCCGGCTCAGGCTTCGGTGACGACCGGCACCCGCGCCGCTAACGCCGACAACAGCTCATAACCTAACGTCCCTGCCGCCGTGGCTACTTCGTCCACCGGCAGGCGTTTCCCCCACAGCTCGACTTCGGCGCCCAATTCGGCTTGTGGACAGGGCGTTAAATCTACCGCCAGCATATCCATCGATACCGTTCCCAGGGTGCGCGTCAGTACGCCATCCACCCATACCGGCGTACCGGTCGGCGCATGACGCGGATAGCCGTCGGCATAACCGCAGGCCACCACACCGATACGCTGCGCGCCGGCGGCGCTGTAACGGCCGCCATAGCCGACGCGATCGCCAGACTTCAATTGCTGAATGCCGATGATTTCACTGCTCAGCGTCATCGCCGGCTGCAACCCCGTCGACGCCACATCACTCCAGCAACCGCTCGGCGAGGCGCCATAGAGAATGATCCCAGGGCGCACCCAGCTGCCGTGGGTCGAAGGATGCCACAGCGTGGCGGCCGAGTTGGCCAGGCAGCGCGGCAGCGGTATATCGGCGGCGGCCGCCTCGATGGTGGCCATCTGCCGGGTCACTCCTTCCGGGCCGTCGGCGGTGGCGAAATGGCTCATCAGCGTCAGCTCGGCGATGTTGGCAACCGCCTGCGCCCTGCGCCACACCTCGTGCAGCCGTTCGGGTGCGAATCCCAGCCGGTTCATGCCGCTATTCACTTTCAAATAGACGTCGAGCGGCGCGCTCAGCCTGGCGTCGGCGATCGCCGCCAACTGCCAGTCGCTGTGCACCGCCGTCGTCAGGTGATAACGGTCGAGCAGCGCCAGATCCTGCGGCTGGAAAAAGCCCTCCAGCAGCAGAATCGGCCCCTGCCAGCCGGACTCACGCAGCAGCACCGCTTCGGCCAGATCCAGCATGGCGAAACCGTCGGTTTGCGCCATGCTGCGCCAAACGTTCTTGATGCCGTGGCCATAGGCGTTGGCTTTAACCACCGCCCAGACTTTGGCGCCGGGGGCAAAACGGCGCACCACCTGCAGGTTGTTTTCAATCGCGCCGAGATGCATCGTGGCGGTTATCGGACGGGGCATCGCTTCTCCTTGGGGCAGCATACAGCGGCCACGCGCGCCTGCGCGTGGCCAGGAAAGTCTATAATCGAATCGGACGATTAGCGTGCGGGATGCACGTCGCTCAGCGGAACCGCGTGTTGCTGGCGAAACCCGGCGCTGTAGCGCGCCACCGCCAGATCATCGGAAGGGATCGCCGGCGTAATGCCGGACATCAGATCGGACAGCAACTGCCCGGAACCGCAGGCCATCGTCCAGCCCAACGTGCCATGCCCGGTGTTGAGGTACAGATTCTTCAGCGAAGTGCGGCCGACGATCGGCGTTCCGTCCGGCGTCATTGGGCGCAGCCCGGTCCAGAACGTCGCGTCCTCCACTCTGCCGCCGTTCGGATAGAGATCGCGCACCACCATCTCCAGCGTTTCGCGCCGTTTTTGCTCCAGCTGAGTATTGAAACCGACGATCTCCGCCATACCGCCGACGCGAATACGCTGGTCGAAACGGGTAATGGCGATTTTGTACGTCTCATCCAGTACCGTAGAGAATGGCGCCGCCGTTTCATCAGCGATCGGGATGGTCAGCGAATAGCCCTTCAACGGGTAAACCGGGATAGACACCAGGCCGCGCAGCAGCGCCGTAGAGTACGACCCGAACGCCACCACGTAGCTATCGGCTTTGAACACCTCTTCACCGCACTGCACGCCGGCGATCTTGTCGCCCTCCACCAGCAGGCGATCGACGCTGCGGTTGAACAGGAAGGTCACGCCCGCCTGCTCTGCCATCTTCGCCAATTGCTGCGTGAACAGCTGACAATCGCCGGTTTCGTCGTTAGGCAACTGCAAACCGCCCGTCAGCTTGTGCGCCACCTGCGCCAGAGCCGGTTCGACGCTGGCGAGCTGGTTGGCCTCCAGCAACCGGTAAGGCACCCCGGCATCTTCCAATACCGCGATGTCTTTCGCCGCGTTTTCAAACTGTTGTTGGGTACGGAACAGCTGCAACGTGCCGCCCTGACGCCCTTCGTACTGGATGCCGGTTTCCTGGCGCAGCGCTTTGATGCAATCGCGGCTATATTCCGCCAGGCGCACCATGCGGCCTTTGTTGGTCATGTAGTGTTCGGTATTGCAGTTTTTCAGCATCTGCCACATCCAGCTCAGCTGGAAGCTGCTGCCGTCGAGGCGGACCGCCAACGGCGCATGGCGCTGGAACATCCACTTGATGGCTTTCAGCGGCACGCCCGGCGCCGCCCAGGGGGCAGCATAGCCCGGTGAGATCTGCCCGGCGTTCGCCGCGCTGGTCTCCAATGCCGGGCCGGGCTGACGATCGATCACCGTCACCTCATGCCCCGCTTTCGCCAAATACCAGGCACTGGCTACGCCCACCACTCCACTACCTAAAATTACCACTCGCATCGCTGACTCCAGCTCAAGGCTTCACAAAGCATAATCTTCTGCTCACAGGAAATTAACTCAGTGAAAAAATCCGTCCAACAACTTCATCATCAAACGTGACAATATTCACAATTAATTTATCGTCGATAGGCCAGGCATTTGCAATAGCCGCCAGTAAATAGCGATAAGATGCGGTTCATGGGGGATTATAACGTGAGGTCGACGCTGAATCGCTAGCAATGCTGTCACTGACAGCACCAAAAAAAGGCGTGATAAGCAACATGGTTTTAACAGAATATAAAAATATCAGCCAACACATAAATAGAATAAAACACCAACAAAACACATAAAACCAACACAACAGACAAACCCGGGTCATTGTCTTCACAGCAGAAAAGTCGCGTAAAATTTCAGCCAATAATAGCCCCATTATTGCTATTGAATTGAGCAGCCGCACACCCTGGCGCCAATCCCTCCTTTTCATCGCTCAGCACGATATGAACCGTTATGCCGTCGAGCAGATCCTAGAGTTCACATTATCGCTATTCTGGAGTGCCTGTTATGTTTATCGCTATCTACCGATTCTCAGTCAAAACCGGACACGAATCAGCCTTTCGCCAGGCCTGGTTTGAGTTGACTCAGGGTATCTATCTGCAGCGCGGCAGCCTCGGTTCGCGTTTGCATCGCGATGCGGGCGGGCAGTTTATCGGCTATGCGCAGTGGCCAAGCCGCGCCGCATGGGAAAGCGCCGGTGCCGTTCAATTGGAGGAACGCTATCGGCAAGCCCGGGAGCGAATGCGCGCAGCGTTGTTGACGGATGAAACGTTATTTGAACTGGAGGTTACGGATGATTATCTGCAAATCAGGCCGTTTGACTGAGCACAAGCCCACCCGTGCGGGCTTGTGACTGTGGGACAGACCGGCGTCAGTGATGCAGCATCTCGTCCACGACCTCTTTGGTCTGTAGCTGGAACGGGTAGTAGGTCGGCCAGTTATCCATTTCTTTCAGCAGCGCCTCCTGCGACGTGTTGCCCATAAAGATATGGAAATGCGCCGATTTGCGCGGGCCGATAATATGATCGCTGAACTGCACGAATTTCGGTGCCTGGCTGTCGGCATCCTGGCATTCGAACAGATAGCGCACGCCCTTTTTACCGGAGACATAAGTCAGGATCTTATGCCCGGCGTACTTATACTGACAGGCGCTGGATTGATCTCCGCGGTGAAACTCCATGACGCCGTTCTCAATGCCGATGGTATCCACATCAGTGGCGTACCCTTTGCGGTAATACGCCTTCACTTCGGCGAAGCTCTTGCTGTTATCCTGCGTCGCTTTCTTCTTGAACACCGGGTCAAGCTCCCCATTGAGCAAATAAGGATAGACGGATTGCCATACCCCCTCCCAGTCGGCCAAGTCGCGATCTTTGACGTCCTTGTCGTCGAACACGCCCGCTTCCGCCCTTTTTTCCACTTCCGTCAGCGGTTTGCCATGTGAATGATGCCCGTGGGCGACCGCCTGTCCGCTTATGAACATCGCCGCCAGCGCCACCGCCAGTTTGCCAAAATGCCTCGCCAAAATGCGCTCCTTGTCCGTCATTGAGAATTGAGAAAAACGAAAAGTTACAATATAACATAACAGTTTTCAATCATTCTGGCGCTGTAAGCAAGCTATTGCGCCCCCATGCCGCAGGGCTATACTCGGAGAAGAAGCGCGGGGCTTCTGCCGGGACGGACGCGGCGCCGGATCGACCGCCGTTCGCTCCCTTGCGTACCGGCATTTTTATTTCACTGATTTGCAACGGTTAATTATGACTTGAACTATGCTTGTTACAGGGCCTGCCGTTTGAGCGAGGCCCGTGAATAATGAGGGTGCGCTGATGACTACTTCAACACATGAAAAGGTTAAGGATGATAAACGGCTGAGCGATGGACCGGACTGGACGTTCGAACTGCTGCAGGTGTATTTGGAGCAGATCGACCGCGTCGCCAAGCATTACCGGCTCGACACCTACCCCCATCAGATCGAGGTGATCACCTCCGAGCAGATGATGGACGCTTATTCGAGCGTCGGCATGCCGATCAACTATACCCATTGGTCCTTCGGCAAAAAGTTCATCGAAACCGAGCAGCGCTACAAGCAAGGCCAGCAAGGGCTGGCGTATGAAATCGTCATCAACTCCAATCCCTGCATCGCCTACCTGATGGAAGAGAACACCATCACCATGCAGGCGCTGGTGATGGCGCACGCCTGCTATGGCCACAACTCGTTCTTCAAGAACAACTACCTGTTCCGCAGCTGGACTGATGCCAGCTCTATCGTCGATTATCTGCTGTTTGCTCGCCACTACATCAGCCAGTGCGAAGAGCGCTACGGCGTCGATGAGGTGGAACGGCTGCTGGATTCCTGCCACGCGCTGATGAATTACGGCGTCGACCGGTACAAACGTCCGCAAAAAATTTCATTGGTGGAAGAGAAAGCGCGCCAGAAAAGCCGCGAAGAGTATCTGCAGAGCCAGGTGAACACGCTGTGGAAGACCTTGCCGCGCGTCGAGCGCGAAGAGTCGCCGGAGCAGACGCGCCGCTATCCGAGTGAACCGCAGGAAAATATCCTCTATTTTATCGAGAAGAACGCGCCGCTGCTCGAGCCTTGGCAGCGTGAGGTGTTGCGCATCGTGCGCAAAGTCAGCCAATATTTCTACCCGCAAAAACAGACTCAGGTGATGAACGAGGGTTGGGCCACCTTCTGGCACTACACCATCCTCAATCATCTGTACGACGAAGGCCGGGTGACCGAACGCTTTATGCTGGAGTTTTTGCACAGCCACACCAACGTGGTGTACCAGCCGCCGTACAACAGCCCGTACTATAACGGTATCAACCCTTACGCGCTGGGCTTTGCCATGTTCCAGGACATCAAGCGCATCTGCCAATCACCGACCGAAGAAGATCGCTACTGGTTCCCGGACATCGCCGGCAAAGACTGGCTGGACACGTTGCATTTCGCCATGCGCGACTTTAAGGACGAGAGCTTCATCAGCCAGTTCCTGTCGCCCAAAGTGATGCGCGACTTCCGCTTGTTCACCGTGCTGGACGACGATCGCAACAACTATCTGGAAATCGCCGCGATCCACAACGAAGCCGGCTACCGGGCGATCCGCCAGGAGCTGTCGGCGCAATACAATTTGAGCAACCACGAACCGAACATTCAGATCTGGAACGTGGATTTGCGCGGCGACCGCTCGCTGACCCTGCGTTATATTCCGCAGGAACGCGCGCCGCTGGATAAAAGCCGCCGCGACGTGTTGAAACATCTGCATCGCCTGTGGGGCTTCGACGTGATCCTCGAGCAGCAAAACGAAGACGGCAGCGTAGAGCTGCTCGATCGTTGCCCGCCGCGGCCTACGCCGCAGTAACCGCTGTGCCATAACGACAAAGGGCGCCGAAAGGCGCCCTTTATTATTTCGCTCGCACGCGATCAGCGGCGCGCTTCGGTCAGATCGCTTGGCATGGTGCCCTGCATGCTCTGCCAAATCGCCCCGCTGTCTTTACCGTAATTACGCACGGTATCCATCACCTGGTCGTACATCTTCTCATGGCACAGCGTGGACAGTTTGCTGTAGAAGGTCAGCGCCAGCTTGCGCGCTTCCGGGTTGGAGAAGTAGTAACGGCCAACGCGGGTATACAGCCCTTTCAACCCGTTGAAGATCAGGCCGTAGATCGGGTTGCCGGAAGCGAACGCCAGACCGCGGAAGATTTCATAATCCAGCACATTGAACGCATCCGCCTGATCTTCGACTTCGGCGGCCTTCGCCAGCACTTCCTGCGCCTGCTCCGGATGATTGCGCACCGCGGCGCGAATAAAGATCGACGCGATATTGGTGCGTACCGACAGCAGATTATCGATCAGCTGCGGGACGCTTTTGTGATCGAGACGGGCTACGGTCTCAAGGATGTTGAGGCCGGACGTTTCCCAGAAATTGTTCACTTTGGTCGGTTTGCCATGCTGAATGGTCAACCAGCCATCGCGGGCAAGACGTTGCAACACTTCACGTAATGTGGTGCGCGTGACGCCAATCAACTCCGAAAGCTCACGCTCCGCGGGCAAAATAGAGCCAGGGGGGAAGCGATTATTCCAAATACTCTCAATAATGTACTCTTCCGCGAAACCGGCAGGACTCTGCGCCTTTATGACCATGTGTTTGACGTTCCGTTGCGACGATAAATTCAGTAAAAGTAATCAGCTCATCATACCAGATCACACAGACATGACATAGCGTGAGCGAAAAACAATAAACGAAAGTGTGCATAAAGTGGCAAAAAACGCGCAAAAACACCGGTTGCAAGAAATTTACCGCCGTAAAACAAGCTCCGGTTGCGCCCGCCCCCGCCGCGTTGTTAGGGTACGTGCTACGACTGATTTAAGGATGCATAAAGGACAATGGAAACAACCTTGCGCAGCGCCCTGCTCAAAAACTTCCTGGGGCAATCTCCCGACTGGTACAAACTGACCATTATTATTTTCCTGGCGATCAACCCGCTGGTGTTCTTTTTCGCCAGTCCGTTTATCGCGGGTTGGCTGCTGGTGGTGGAGTTCATCTTTACCCTGGCGATGGCGTTGAAGTGCTACCCGTTGCTGCCGGGCGGCCTGCTGGCGCTGGAGGCGGTAGCCATCGGCATGACCAGCCCGGCCCAGGTCTCGCAGGAAATCGAACATAATCTGGAAGTGCTGCTGCTGCTGGTCTTTATGGTAGCCGGCATCTACTTTATGAAGCAGCTGCTGCTGTTCGTATTTACCAAACTGCTGCTCAACATCCGCTCGAAAACGCTGTTGTCGCTGGCATTCTGCCTGGCCGCCGCCTTCCTTTCCGCTTTCCTCGACGCGCTGACGGTCGTGGCGGTGGTAATTAGCGTCGCCACAGGGTTCTATTCCATCTATCACAACGTGACCTCAAATCGCCCCGACGGCGACATCGGCGACGACAGCGATTTCACCGGCGAAGAGCGCAAACAGACGCTGGAACAATTCCGCGCCTTTCTGCGCAGCCTGCTGATGCATGCCGGCGTCGGCACCGCGCTCGGCGGGGTCATGACGATGGTGGGCGAGCCGCAGAACCTGATCATCGCCAAGAGCGCGGACTGGGGCTTCATCGACTTCTTCCTGCGTATGGCGCCGGTCACCTTGCCAGTGCTGGTGTGCGGCCTGCTGGTCTGCTGGCTGGTAGAGCGTTTTCGTCTGTTTGGCTACGGCGTGCAGCTGCCGGACGCAGTGCGCGAGGTGCTGAAAGAGTATGACCGCAAGGCCACTGCAGGCCGCAGCAAGCAAGAACGACTCAAGCTGGTGATGCAGGCGTTGATCGGTGTTTGGCTGGTGTTGGCGCTGGCCTTCCACCTGGCCGAGGTCGGGTTGATCGGCCTGTCGGTGATCATTCTCGCCACCTCGCTGTGTGGCGTGAACGATGAACACGCCATCGGCAAAGCGTTCCAGGAAGCGCTGCCGTTCACCGCCCTGTTGACGGTGTTTTTCACCGTCGTTGCGGTGATCATCGAACAGCACCTGTTCAGCCCGGTGATCCAGTTTGTGCTGCGCGCCGAGCCCGCCTCTCAGCTTTCGCTGTTCTACCTGTTCAACGGTCTGCTGTCGTCGGTTTCCGACAACGTGTTCGTCGGCACGGTTTACATCAACGAGGCGCGTGCCGCGCTGGAGTCTGGCGCCATTGCGCTGAAACAGTTTGAACTGCTGGCGGTCGCCATCAATACCGGCACCAACCTGCCTTCTGTCGCTACCCCGAACGGCCAGGCGGCGTTCCTGTTCCTGCTGACGTCGGCGCTGGCGCCGCTGGTGCGCCTGTCGTATGGACGCATGGTGTGGATGGCCCTGCCGTATACGGTGGTGCTGACCGTGGTCGGCCTGCTGTGCGTACAGTTCACGCTGGAGCCGGCGACCGAACTGTTGACGCAGTGGCACTGGCTGACGCTGCCTCCTCTCGACGCTATCGGCCACTGATGCGGCGCCGGCAGAGTAAACCGACTATTTTTACGCGGAAACCGGCCCAGGTGGCTGGCAGCGAAGATGAATTGGTTTACACTGCCGGTTCAATTGCTTACTGCATGGAAGAATCTAGATATGTTGCAATTCTTTAACCGCTGTTCACAAGGACGCGGCGCCTGGCTGCTGATGGCCCTGACAGCGTTGGTGTTGGAACTGGTCGCGCTCTATTTCCAGCACGTGATGCTGCTGCAGCCCTGCGTCATGTGCATTTACGAGCGTTGCGCACTGTTCGGCATCCTCGGCGCCTCGCTGGTGGGCGCCATCGCGCCGAAAACCCCGCTGCGCTACGCGGCGATCTTGCTGTGGATCTACAGCGCCTGGGAAGGCGTTCAGCTGGCGTGGAAGCACACCATGATCCAACTGCACCCTTCGCCGTTCAATACCTGCGATTTCTTCGTCAGCTTCCCTTCGTGGCTGCCGCTGGACAAATGGCTGCCGGCGGTGTTCCACGCCTCCGGTGACTGTTCCGTGCGCCAATGGCAGTTCCTGACCCTGGAAATGCCGCAATGGCTGGTCGGCATCTTCGGCGCCTACCTGCTGGTGGCGCTGATCGTGTTGATCGCACAGTTTGTTCGCCCACGCCGCCGCGATCTGTTCGGCCGCTGATCGGTACATAAACCAAAAACGGCGCCTGAAGGCGCCGTTTTTTTTAGGGTATTGCTGTCAAATTCAGAGATAACCCCATTTCAGGTATGTGTGAGGAAATAAACGAGCACGATCAGCGCTCCAGCCACGGCAAACAGACGAACCATTTTCATTGTTATGCTCTCGAACTTGCGGGAGAGCGGCCAAATTACCCAACTTATCGCTTAAAAAGAAGCATCCTGGCTCGATTACGCGCGTAATTTACATAACATTAAACTTCTGTGATGCCGGCAGGCAAAAACAGGCGATGTCGGCGCAATCCTCTCGGCTTTCAGGCAACAATAAATTACCGTTATTTATGAACGACTGCGCCTTTGTCACATTCAGAGCACAATATTTTGGTGAACTTTGCCCATAAAATCCTTATAGTATCGGCAAAGTGAGTACTACCGATTTCCCTGGTGTTGTTGTGTGTCTTGCCCCTCATCTATGTAGGGGCTTTTTTCCCCCTGCCCCCTGACTTGCAAAAATTCTCCCTTATCCCGCAATGCTGATAGCGCGCATCGAGTCTCGACTCACCGTTCGCGCACTAATGATTAAAATCGTTCCTGATTCTTTACCTATGCTGATGACGTTTGGATTTCCACACTTTTTCTCTAGTAAGCCGGGCCCAGTCTTTGGCTGACTACAGCAAATGATATCAAGGACACGATCTATGCCGGATACCGCATTGCCTCCCTCGTCTCAGCGCCCGTTCCTGCGTCGCCTGCTGCTTAAAGCAGGGAAAAGATTCCTGCGCTGGAACGGCGAGTTTCAGACTCGCCATTCGCTAATCTCCACCACGCCGCAGATCGGTAATCATGAATTTAATTGGGTGACGGCGCTGGAAGCCCGTTGGCCCGCCATTCGGGAGGAGTTGGATCGCCTGTTGGAGCATCCTGAAGATATTCCCGCATTCCACCAAATATCACCGGATCAGAAACGCATCTCCAAAGGAGATAACTGGAAAACCTTCGGGCTGTTTGTCTATGGGCAACGCGTTGATGAAAACTGCGCCATTTGCCCGCGTACCGCGCAAGCGGTCAGCGAGATCCCCGGCATGCGCACCGCCATGTTCTCTATCCTTAAGCCGCACTATCATATCGTGCCGCACAAAGGCCCGACGCGTGCCGTGGTGCGCGCTCATCTGGGATTAATCGTGCCAAAGGATCGGGAAAAGCTGTGGATCCGCGTTGACGATCAAATCCTGCACTGGGATGAAGGCAAAGTGATTTTGTTTGACGACTCTTATGAGCACGAAGTGCGTAATGATACCGACGAGCTACGCGCGGTGTTGTTTCTCGATATCGACCGGCCGATGGACAAGGTGGGTACGGCGGTGAATAAGCTGCTGTTCAGCCTGATCAAAGCCAGCCCTTATGTGAAACAACCGCTAAAAAACCTGGCGAACTGGCACCGGCGCGATAAAAAAGAGTGAAATGACGGCTTATGCCATGAGCCC is part of the Serratia surfactantfaciens genome and encodes:
- a CDS encoding antibiotic biosynthesis monooxygenase family protein, with product MFIAIYRFSVKTGHESAFRQAWFELTQGIYLQRGSLGSRLHRDAGGQFIGYAQWPSRAAWESAGAVQLEERYRQARERMRAALLTDETLFELEVTDDYLQIRPFD
- the dadX gene encoding catabolic alanine racemase DadX codes for the protein MPRPITATMHLGAIENNLQVVRRFAPGAKVWAVVKANAYGHGIKNVWRSMAQTDGFAMLDLAEAVLLRESGWQGPILLLEGFFQPQDLALLDRYHLTTAVHSDWQLAAIADARLSAPLDVYLKVNSGMNRLGFAPERLHEVWRRAQAVANIAELTLMSHFATADGPEGVTRQMATIEAAAADIPLPRCLANSAATLWHPSTHGSWVRPGIILYGASPSGCWSDVASTGLQPAMTLSSEIIGIQQLKSGDRVGYGGRYSAAGAQRIGVVACGYADGYPRHAPTGTPVWVDGVLTRTLGTVSMDMLAVDLTPCPQAELGAEVELWGKRLPVDEVATAAGTLGYELLSALAARVPVVTEA
- a CDS encoding D-amino acid dehydrogenase, with the translated sequence MRVVILGSGVVGVASAWYLAKAGHEVTVIDRQPGPALETSAANAGQISPGYAAPWAAPGVPLKAIKWMFQRHAPLAVRLDGSSFQLSWMWQMLKNCNTEHYMTNKGRMVRLAEYSRDCIKALRQETGIQYEGRQGGTLQLFRTQQQFENAAKDIAVLEDAGVPYRLLEANQLASVEPALAQVAHKLTGGLQLPNDETGDCQLFTQQLAKMAEQAGVTFLFNRSVDRLLVEGDKIAGVQCGEEVFKADSYVVAFGSYSTALLRGLVSIPVYPLKGYSLTIPIADETAAPFSTVLDETYKIAITRFDQRIRVGGMAEIVGFNTQLEQKRRETLEMVVRDLYPNGGRVEDATFWTGLRPMTPDGTPIVGRTSLKNLYLNTGHGTLGWTMACGSGQLLSDLMSGITPAIPSDDLAVARYSAGFRQQHAVPLSDVHPAR
- the fadR gene encoding fatty acid metabolism transcriptional regulator FadR: MVIKAQSPAGFAEEYIIESIWNNRFPPGSILPAERELSELIGVTRTTLREVLQRLARDGWLTIQHGKPTKVNNFWETSGLNILETVARLDHKSVPQLIDNLLSVRTNIASIFIRAAVRNHPEQAQEVLAKAAEVEDQADAFNVLDYEIFRGLAFASGNPIYGLIFNGLKGLYTRVGRYYFSNPEARKLALTFYSKLSTLCHEKMYDQVMDTVRNYGKDSGAIWQSMQGTMPSDLTEARR
- a CDS encoding multidrug effflux MFS transporter yields the protein MQKFLFLLLSLVLLGPLGIDLYLPTIPAIAVGLGSSEALIQSTISLFILVLGLGQVIAGPLVDNYGRKPVALAGIILYMLGAAMAALASNPTVFIASRLLQGVAVCCTAVVAFSGVRDRLNGDDAARAFGFLNGTLNIIPALAPLLGGLLAEAFGWRAPFWFLVGYALLVLAIIALYLPETRPVDTVPVKGLPVRQYARILSERRFFSFAVVNSGAMGMALTYVSLAPNVLMGTAGLTPLQFSLVFGANGFWIMLVSFFANRIIHKVGRPVCLAIGGMLMGLGCLGLLLGVMLLPAAAQAHWLAYMLPVASACAGLAFVMGPATSYALEPYSNEAGVASALVGFVQMAGGAALGLVAMALPLQPKLSLALVMLVGCLLALHARRLSKQIKGQIRKVA
- a CDS encoding 3'-5' exonuclease; the protein is MHHLMLDIETLDIKPSAVILVVAAVFFDPRTGELGAEFEIAVSSQKDQPGRTISLDTVAWWAKQSDEARKQAFGGTESLKRVLSSLSRFIHMNSTDTVKVWGNGKEFDCAILEHAFQQLEMPCPWKFWDTQDVRTVITLAELHGFNPKKTRPFEGMPHRALDDARHQARYVADTVSALYYRPAAQR
- a CDS encoding SpoVR family protein; the encoded protein is MTTSTHEKVKDDKRLSDGPDWTFELLQVYLEQIDRVAKHYRLDTYPHQIEVITSEQMMDAYSSVGMPINYTHWSFGKKFIETEQRYKQGQQGLAYEIVINSNPCIAYLMEENTITMQALVMAHACYGHNSFFKNNYLFRSWTDASSIVDYLLFARHYISQCEERYGVDEVERLLDSCHALMNYGVDRYKRPQKISLVEEKARQKSREEYLQSQVNTLWKTLPRVEREESPEQTRRYPSEPQENILYFIEKNAPLLEPWQREVLRIVRKVSQYFYPQKQTQVMNEGWATFWHYTILNHLYDEGRVTERFMLEFLHSHTNVVYQPPYNSPYYNGINPYALGFAMFQDIKRICQSPTEEDRYWFPDIAGKDWLDTLHFAMRDFKDESFISQFLSPKVMRDFRLFTVLDDDRNNYLEIAAIHNEAGYRAIRQELSAQYNLSNHEPNIQIWNVDLRGDRSLTLRYIPQERAPLDKSRRDVLKHLHRLWGFDVILEQQNEDGSVELLDRCPPRPTPQ
- the zinT gene encoding metal-binding protein ZinT — translated: MARHFGKLAVALAAMFISGQAVAHGHHSHGKPLTEVEKRAEAGVFDDKDVKDRDLADWEGVWQSVYPYLLNGELDPVFKKKATQDNSKSFAEVKAYYRKGYATDVDTIGIENGVMEFHRGDQSSACQYKYAGHKILTYVSGKKGVRYLFECQDADSQAPKFVQFSDHIIGPRKSAHFHIFMGNTSQEALLKEMDNWPTYYPFQLQTKEVVDEMLHH